A stretch of the Amycolatopsis sp. BJA-103 genome encodes the following:
- a CDS encoding GNAT family N-acetyltransferase: MVIEVLDPRRDPEPAYWKPLRAKAGLRADWSWEVLTTQAWAARTAQPVTVLLEGSEPRGVVSSAWVTGLTRRHRFARPSGKGWFGGLDVRSPGASAMPGWWFDDEDGDGGVGRLLDRFVPAMRAELGFGLRGLLVRQIGESGVDGFRGGLKMVRRTEDVAVLDVTPFSNRDDWVNSLAKKRKYNLRKIFRTFEADPSIEARVVRGIDADPVEIAELLRHNESKHHDVPIVPLPAFVGYWSALLRQPDVHLITYRDTATDRVVAMTTLLDHPTLPIVRNWAALPPELGGRANLYFHFYGEVVRWALETGRPQVMFGKKMAETKASLGARLVPQYAAAVALL; this comes from the coding sequence ATGGTGATCGAGGTGCTGGACCCCCGGCGCGATCCGGAGCCCGCGTACTGGAAACCGTTGCGGGCCAAGGCCGGTCTGCGCGCGGACTGGAGCTGGGAGGTCCTCACCACCCAGGCGTGGGCGGCGCGCACCGCGCAGCCGGTCACCGTGCTGCTCGAAGGCAGCGAGCCGCGTGGCGTGGTCAGCTCGGCGTGGGTCACCGGGCTCACCAGACGGCATCGGTTCGCCCGGCCTTCGGGCAAAGGATGGTTCGGCGGACTCGACGTCCGCTCGCCCGGCGCGTCCGCGATGCCGGGCTGGTGGTTCGACGACGAGGACGGTGACGGCGGTGTCGGCAGGTTGCTGGACCGCTTCGTCCCGGCCATGCGCGCGGAACTCGGCTTCGGCCTGCGCGGCCTGCTGGTGCGCCAGATCGGTGAGTCCGGAGTGGACGGTTTCCGGGGCGGGCTGAAGATGGTGCGCCGGACCGAGGACGTCGCCGTCCTCGACGTCACGCCGTTCTCGAACCGGGACGACTGGGTGAACTCGCTGGCGAAGAAACGCAAGTACAACCTGCGCAAGATCTTCCGCACCTTCGAGGCCGATCCTTCGATCGAGGCGCGAGTCGTGCGCGGCATCGACGCAGATCCGGTCGAGATCGCGGAATTGCTGCGACACAACGAATCCAAACACCACGATGTGCCGATCGTGCCGCTCCCGGCGTTCGTGGGCTACTGGAGCGCCCTGTTGCGGCAGCCCGACGTGCACCTCATCACCTACCGCGACACCGCCACGGACCGGGTGGTCGCCATGACGACCCTTCTCGATCACCCGACCCTGCCGATCGTCCGCAACTGGGCGGCGCTCCCGCCGGAGCTGGGCGGACGCGCCAACCTGTATTTCCACTTCTACGGCGAGGTGGTGCGCTGGGCGTTGGAGACCGGGCGGCCACAGGTGATGTTCGGCAAGAAGATGGCGGAGACGAAGGCATCGTTGGGGGCCAGGCTGGTGCCGCAGTACGCGGCCGCGGTCGCGCTGCTCTGA
- a CDS encoding TetR/AcrR family transcriptional regulator, producing MSRPRRRAEKPVLSQELVVKTALDLLATEGLEAVSMRRVAQALETGPASLYAHVANKEELHELMVDHVLDFGPVPEPEPERWIEQAKDLLRENVRALTSFPGIAKIAWAIPVPVGANALQQAEAMLAVLRAGGLDLKQALFAADALWLYAKAFAYEGAGWQHGDINLAEQEERGKQMVEYMTSFPPGTFPNMLGSGEYFTAETAQERFEFAIDLFLAGLAARAS from the coding sequence GTGAGCAGGCCCCGGCGTCGCGCCGAGAAACCCGTGCTGTCCCAGGAGCTCGTGGTGAAGACGGCCCTGGACCTCCTCGCCACCGAGGGACTGGAGGCGGTGAGCATGCGGCGCGTGGCCCAGGCGCTGGAAACCGGCCCCGCGTCGCTCTACGCCCACGTGGCGAACAAGGAAGAGCTCCACGAGCTGATGGTCGACCACGTCCTCGACTTCGGCCCGGTCCCCGAACCCGAACCGGAGCGGTGGATCGAGCAGGCGAAGGACCTGTTGCGGGAGAACGTGCGCGCACTGACGTCGTTCCCCGGAATCGCCAAGATCGCGTGGGCCATCCCGGTACCGGTCGGCGCGAACGCCTTGCAGCAGGCCGAAGCCATGCTCGCGGTGCTGCGCGCAGGCGGCCTCGACCTCAAGCAGGCGTTGTTCGCGGCCGACGCGTTATGGCTCTACGCCAAGGCTTTCGCCTACGAAGGCGCGGGCTGGCAGCACGGCGACATCAACCTGGCCGAGCAGGAGGAACGCGGCAAGCAGATGGTCGAGTACATGACGTCGTTCCCGCCCGGCACGTTCCCGAACATGCTCGGCTCGGGCGAGTACTTCACCGCGGAGACGGCCCAGGAACGATTCGAGTTCGCCATCGACCTGTTCCTCGCCGGCCTCGCGGCCAGGGCCTCGTGA
- a CDS encoding SgcJ/EcaC family oxidoreductase — MTERRAEVLAVLGKLADAWNDGDAAAYASLFTEDADYVTFFGMNMPGRVIIESAHRSLFEGLLKGSKLVAGSDEPKVRFVRPDVAIVVSGGGSSLAGGEPEPGRESTLTYVLVEESEGWRVASFQNTRVSDPAASAA; from the coding sequence ATGACCGAACGACGGGCCGAGGTCCTGGCCGTCCTGGGCAAGCTCGCCGACGCGTGGAACGACGGCGACGCGGCCGCGTACGCGTCGCTGTTCACCGAGGACGCCGACTACGTGACGTTCTTCGGCATGAACATGCCGGGCCGCGTGATCATCGAAAGCGCGCACCGATCTCTGTTCGAGGGGCTGCTGAAGGGATCGAAACTGGTCGCCGGGAGCGATGAGCCCAAGGTCCGGTTCGTGCGGCCCGACGTCGCGATCGTCGTGTCCGGCGGCGGATCGTCGCTGGCGGGCGGCGAGCCCGAACCCGGCCGGGAATCGACGCTGACGTATGTCCTGGTGGAGGAGTCCGAAGGCTGGCGGGTCGCGTCGTTCCAGAACACCCGGGTGAGTGACCCGGCCGCGAGCGCGGCGTGA
- a CDS encoding siderophore-interacting protein, giving the protein MAEARRSVSATRLRVLRTERITPHMVRIVAGGEGIASFQPNEFTDAYVKVHFRVPGVTYPEPFDLARVREELPREQWPRMRSYTVRAFDRNLGELVLDFVHHGDEGVAGPWAAAAKPGDELLISGPGGAYAPGEEADWHLLAGDESALPAIAASLEAMPAGVPVHAVILVEDAAEEQSLTTKGDARITWLHRSKGDDLAAAVRALEWRDGVVQAFVHGEAAFVRDLRRHLLDDRGMRRDLLSISGYWRIGKTDEAWRLEKQAERNA; this is encoded by the coding sequence ATGGCCGAGGCGCGGAGATCAGTGTCGGCGACCCGGTTGCGGGTGCTGCGCACCGAGCGGATCACCCCGCATATGGTCCGGATCGTCGCTGGGGGCGAAGGGATCGCCTCGTTCCAGCCCAACGAGTTCACCGACGCCTACGTCAAGGTGCACTTCCGGGTGCCCGGCGTCACCTATCCCGAGCCGTTCGACCTGGCACGCGTCCGCGAAGAACTGCCGCGTGAGCAGTGGCCGCGGATGCGTTCCTACACCGTCCGGGCCTTCGACCGGAATCTCGGCGAGCTGGTGCTCGACTTCGTCCACCACGGTGACGAGGGTGTCGCCGGACCGTGGGCCGCCGCCGCGAAACCGGGCGACGAGCTGCTGATCTCGGGTCCCGGCGGGGCGTACGCGCCGGGCGAGGAAGCCGACTGGCACCTGCTCGCGGGTGACGAGAGCGCCCTTCCGGCGATAGCCGCGTCACTCGAAGCGATGCCGGCCGGCGTTCCCGTGCATGCGGTCATCCTCGTCGAGGACGCCGCCGAAGAGCAGTCGCTGACCACCAAGGGCGACGCGCGGATCACCTGGCTGCACCGGAGCAAGGGCGACGATCTCGCTGCAGCCGTCCGCGCGCTCGAGTGGCGTGACGGTGTCGTTCAGGCGTTCGTGCACGGCGAGGCCGCGTTCGTCCGGGATCTGCGACGTCACCTTCTCGACGATCGGGGAATGCGGCGTGACCTGCTGTCCATCTCCGGATACTGGCGGATCGGGAAGACCGACGAGGCGTGGCGACTGGAGAAACAGGCCGAACGGAACGCGTAG
- a CDS encoding serine hydrolase domain-containing protein: MIELKVDVDPAEVGFDAERLRRIDKHFDGYLERNLLPGYLAVVTRNGKVAHLASNGLRDIEAGLPVETDTIWRVFSMTKPVTSVAAMMLVEEGRIDLRDPISRWLPEFAEPRVFTAGSSVRVMTEPATEPIRLWHLLTHTAGLTYGFHRTHPVDALYREAGFDWGTAPGLDLASVSEALARQPLQFQPGSEWNYSVATDILGRLVEVVSGQSLDTFFSERIFTPLGMHETGFQTDPAALDRLAALYVPHPKTKAPFRHDEMGAIGRVTPTCLSGGGGLVSTAGDYHRFTQMLLRGGELDGVRLLGSRTVEVMASNHLPGGVDLETYGRVGFSETPYDGFGFGLGFSVLDDPVKAKTLASAGEFAWGGAASTAFWVDPDEDVTVLFFTQLLPSSTHPIRAELRNLVYQALVG; encoded by the coding sequence ATGATCGAGCTGAAGGTGGACGTCGACCCGGCCGAGGTGGGCTTCGACGCGGAGCGGTTGCGGCGGATCGACAAGCACTTCGACGGGTACCTGGAGCGAAATCTGCTTCCCGGGTACCTGGCCGTGGTGACCCGCAACGGGAAAGTCGCGCATCTCGCGTCGAACGGGCTGCGCGACATCGAGGCCGGGCTCCCGGTGGAGACCGACACGATCTGGCGCGTCTTCTCGATGACGAAGCCGGTCACCTCGGTCGCCGCGATGATGCTCGTCGAAGAGGGGCGCATCGACCTCCGGGACCCGATTTCCCGGTGGCTGCCGGAATTCGCGGAACCGCGGGTCTTCACGGCGGGCTCGTCCGTCCGGGTGATGACCGAGCCTGCGACGGAACCCATCCGGCTCTGGCACCTGCTCACCCACACCGCCGGCCTGACGTACGGGTTCCACCGCACGCATCCGGTCGACGCGCTCTACCGCGAGGCCGGCTTCGACTGGGGCACCGCGCCGGGACTCGACCTCGCGAGTGTCTCCGAGGCGCTCGCGCGGCAGCCGTTGCAGTTCCAGCCCGGTTCGGAATGGAACTATTCGGTCGCGACGGACATCCTCGGAAGGCTCGTCGAGGTCGTCTCCGGTCAGTCTCTCGACACCTTCTTCAGCGAGCGGATCTTCACTCCGCTCGGCATGCACGAGACCGGATTCCAAACCGACCCGGCCGCCCTCGACAGGCTGGCCGCGCTCTATGTGCCCCACCCGAAGACGAAGGCCCCGTTCCGTCACGACGAGATGGGCGCCATCGGCCGTGTCACGCCCACGTGCCTCTCGGGCGGCGGGGGGCTGGTCTCGACGGCGGGTGACTACCACCGCTTCACGCAGATGCTGCTGCGTGGCGGTGAACTCGACGGCGTCCGGTTGCTCGGTTCGCGCACGGTGGAGGTCATGGCGAGCAACCACCTGCCGGGCGGGGTGGATCTGGAGACCTACGGTCGCGTCGGTTTCTCCGAGACGCCGTACGACGGTTTCGGCTTCGGACTGGGCTTTTCCGTGCTCGACGACCCGGTGAAGGCCAAAACCCTCGCCAGCGCCGGGGAATTCGCCTGGGGTGGCGCGGCGAGCACCGCCTTCTGGGTCGATCCGGACGAGGACGTCACGGTGCTGTTCTTCACCCAGCTGCTGCCGTCGTCGACCCATCCGATCCGCGCCGAACTGCGCAACCTGGTGTACCAAGCCCTCGTGGGCTGA
- a CDS encoding styrene monooxygenase/indole monooxygenase family protein, whose protein sequence is MRRIVVVGAGQAGLVLALGLQRHGYAVTVVTDRDAGTIRAGGLISNQCLFHPALTRERALGINFWDGTAPEMLGASFGLAGDSPEPAVSWRARFDHPAQSVDQRVKVSDWLTAFAARGGEVRIGKVTPDGLEEYAREFDLVLVAAGRGPQFDGLFPRDDARSPYREPQRTIGILYLVSGGDEPLPVYPGLTFGLSRAGELFGLPVQSVRGPVFGLGFFGVPGGPMDVWDDVTDVDEHFALAMTLLRKQFPWVEESLAGARPSGPLDVLRGRVLPIVREPVGTLPSGAKVLAMGDAAVTNDPIAGQGANMAAHAAAVYEQSILDHGDRPFDEAFQRRTFAEYWEKAQHATRLSNDFLAPPPDHVLATLDAAQTAPEVARRFAHVFSDPADYAAWLTDEEVALAYLGSNGF, encoded by the coding sequence ATGCGCCGGATCGTGGTGGTCGGGGCCGGGCAAGCCGGCCTGGTCCTGGCCTTGGGCCTGCAGCGGCACGGATACGCCGTCACCGTGGTCACCGACCGCGACGCCGGAACGATCCGTGCCGGCGGCCTCATCTCGAACCAGTGCTTGTTCCATCCCGCCCTGACCCGGGAACGCGCGCTGGGCATCAACTTCTGGGACGGAACCGCCCCGGAGATGCTCGGCGCGTCGTTCGGGCTCGCCGGGGACTCCCCGGAGCCCGCCGTCTCGTGGCGCGCCCGCTTCGACCACCCCGCGCAGTCGGTCGACCAACGGGTCAAGGTGTCCGACTGGCTGACCGCGTTCGCCGCCCGCGGCGGTGAGGTGCGGATCGGCAAGGTGACGCCCGACGGGCTGGAGGAGTACGCCCGCGAGTTCGATCTCGTGCTGGTCGCTGCCGGGCGAGGACCACAGTTCGACGGTCTCTTCCCGCGTGACGACGCGCGTTCCCCGTATCGCGAACCGCAGCGGACCATCGGGATCCTGTACCTCGTCTCCGGAGGCGACGAGCCGCTTCCGGTGTATCCGGGCCTGACGTTCGGGCTCTCCCGGGCCGGTGAGCTGTTCGGGCTGCCGGTCCAGTCGGTGCGCGGGCCCGTCTTCGGCCTCGGGTTCTTCGGCGTTCCCGGCGGACCCATGGACGTCTGGGACGACGTCACCGACGTCGACGAGCATTTCGCCCTCGCGATGACGCTGCTGCGCAAGCAGTTCCCGTGGGTCGAAGAGTCGCTCGCCGGCGCACGCCCGAGCGGGCCGCTGGACGTCCTGCGCGGCCGGGTCCTGCCGATCGTGCGTGAGCCGGTCGGGACGCTGCCGTCGGGGGCGAAGGTACTCGCGATGGGCGACGCCGCGGTGACGAACGACCCGATCGCCGGGCAGGGCGCGAACATGGCGGCGCACGCGGCCGCGGTCTACGAACAGAGCATCCTCGACCACGGCGACCGCCCGTTCGACGAAGCGTTCCAGCGCCGTACTTTCGCCGAGTACTGGGAAAAGGCACAGCACGCGACCCGGCTGAGCAACGATTTCCTCGCGCCGCCACCGGATCACGTGCTGGCCACCCTGGACGCCGCGCAAACGGCGCCCGAGGTGGCACGCCGGTTCGCGCACGTCTTCTCCGACCCCGCCGACTACGCCGCTTGGCTGACCGACGAGGAAGTCGCGCTCGCCTACCTCGGGTCGAACGGCTTCTGA
- a CDS encoding alpha/beta hydrolase produces the protein MTTSRVRTAALITLTALAAVTIAPAVSATPKGIAWGPCPAGSPSGYDCAELEVPLSYRDPGGPRITIALGRLPATDQKHKRGTVFTNPGGPGNPGRFSEFQTASLHRQFDIVGFDPRGVGASTPVRCFASEAELEPLKRVLGQFPITVEQETRQIADVREVAASCGRNAGPLLGHLSTTNVARDLDKLREAAGEPRLRYYGLSYGTYLGEVYANLFPHRVGALALDAVDDPIAWSTGHRPQDANVPFSTRLGGFRDADRALQAFLDACAADVRCAFREPGTDLRAKYDGILDRLEATPGAITYQDVIRRTHNALTDEADSPALAEFLQSATKSASAKAIVTPFDSALGGGGTICADTTNPRDPAAWPKAAREADRESRGFGSYDTYLSLPCAFWPASDPARYTGPWNRPTAPILLLANGKGDPETPYSGAKRTERILGNARLLTLDAWGHGAANRSKCVDAALDAYLIHGRLPARGTVCAPDQKPFDPR, from the coding sequence GTGACCACCAGCAGAGTCCGCACCGCCGCTTTGATCACCCTCACCGCACTCGCCGCCGTCACGATCGCGCCCGCGGTCTCGGCCACGCCGAAGGGCATCGCCTGGGGCCCTTGTCCGGCGGGATCGCCATCCGGCTACGACTGCGCCGAACTGGAAGTCCCGCTTTCGTACCGGGATCCGGGCGGCCCCCGGATCACCATCGCGCTCGGCCGCCTTCCCGCGACCGACCAGAAGCACAAACGCGGCACCGTCTTCACCAACCCAGGCGGCCCCGGGAATCCCGGCCGCTTCAGCGAGTTCCAGACCGCGTCGCTGCACCGGCAGTTCGATATCGTGGGCTTCGACCCGCGCGGCGTCGGCGCCAGTACGCCTGTCCGCTGCTTCGCGAGCGAAGCGGAACTCGAGCCGCTCAAGCGGGTGCTCGGCCAGTTCCCGATCACCGTCGAGCAGGAAACCCGGCAGATCGCCGACGTCCGTGAGGTCGCCGCCTCGTGCGGCCGCAACGCCGGGCCGCTGCTGGGTCATCTGTCGACCACGAACGTCGCCCGGGACCTCGACAAGCTCCGCGAGGCCGCCGGTGAGCCCCGCCTGCGGTACTACGGCCTCTCGTACGGCACATACCTCGGCGAGGTGTACGCCAACCTGTTCCCGCATCGCGTCGGGGCCTTGGCCCTCGACGCCGTCGACGATCCGATCGCCTGGTCCACCGGGCACCGTCCGCAGGACGCGAACGTCCCGTTCAGCACCAGGCTCGGCGGTTTCCGGGACGCGGACCGCGCGCTGCAGGCGTTCCTCGACGCCTGCGCGGCCGACGTCCGGTGCGCGTTCCGCGAACCCGGGACGGACCTGCGGGCCAAATACGACGGCATCCTCGACCGGCTCGAGGCCACGCCGGGCGCGATCACCTATCAGGACGTCATCCGGCGCACCCACAACGCGCTGACCGACGAGGCCGACTCGCCCGCGCTGGCGGAATTCCTTCAGTCCGCGACGAAATCGGCCTCGGCGAAAGCCATCGTGACGCCGTTCGACTCCGCACTCGGCGGCGGCGGGACGATCTGTGCCGACACCACGAACCCGCGTGACCCGGCGGCGTGGCCGAAAGCGGCCCGCGAGGCCGATCGCGAAAGCCGCGGTTTCGGTTCGTACGACACGTATCTCTCGCTGCCGTGTGCTTTCTGGCCCGCCTCCGACCCGGCGCGCTACACCGGACCGTGGAACCGGCCGACCGCGCCGATCCTGTTGCTGGCCAACGGCAAGGGCGATCCGGAAACGCCGTACTCCGGAGCGAAACGGACCGAACGCATCCTCGGGAACGCCCGGCTCCTGACGCTGGACGCCTGGGGGCACGGCGCCGCGAACCGCAGCAAGTGTGTCGACGCGGCCCTCGACGCGTACCTGATCCACGGCCGTCTCCCGGCGCGCGGCACCGTCTGCGCCCCGGATCAGAAGCCGTTCGACCCGAGGTAG
- a CDS encoding FAD-dependent monooxygenase: MTDVDVIIVGAGPTGLMLAAELRPAGVRPLVLERRPEQGKTPKAHGLSGQILDLLKYRGLLDRVRGLVTDPVPPHRFPFGGVHVDLTRFDEPPLKALSVRQQLLERLLEEHALELGAEVRRGHEVTGLSQDGTSVTAQVRGPEGEYEVTAPYLVGCDGGHSPVRALAGIGFPGTTYPEVNRIGQVKIPEGLTVHDNGDIETPGLGRIKAGYTRTDNGVFALGSLTPGILFIQTTEDDLGEIDDDVPLTLTEFGDSIRRVLGGDVPLGDPVRLSRYQFSARQAERYREGRILLAGDAAHLLPSTGTAINVGMSDSVNLAWKLAAEIQGRAPEGLLDTYHAERHAAGARALLQSQAQVALRRGHDEAAEALRTVFQELLGDEQPARRLAAHLAGTDLRYPMPGSGHALAGTFVPDLALETDQGATSVGELLRPARPVLLDLAGRPELRELAEGLVDVHTAKAEDRPADVLLIRPDGYIAWAGTPMTACEKRSPPGSASDPRAFSPLLAVVARARTASRGLIAEGGQRPMTSEPYRFRVSSR, encoded by the coding sequence TTGACGGACGTCGACGTGATCATCGTGGGTGCCGGTCCGACCGGTCTGATGCTGGCCGCGGAGCTGCGGCCGGCCGGGGTTCGCCCGCTGGTCCTGGAACGGCGGCCGGAACAGGGGAAGACACCGAAGGCCCACGGTCTCAGCGGGCAGATCCTGGACCTGCTGAAGTACCGCGGCCTGCTGGACCGGGTCCGGGGGCTCGTCACCGACCCCGTCCCGCCCCACCGGTTCCCGTTCGGCGGCGTGCACGTCGACCTCACCCGGTTCGACGAGCCTCCGCTGAAGGCGCTGTCGGTGCGACAGCAGTTGTTGGAGCGGTTACTGGAGGAACACGCTCTCGAACTCGGCGCGGAGGTGCGCCGCGGGCACGAGGTCACCGGGCTGTCCCAGGACGGCACCTCCGTGACGGCCCAGGTCCGCGGGCCGGAGGGGGAGTACGAAGTCACCGCCCCGTACCTCGTCGGATGCGATGGTGGCCACAGTCCCGTCCGCGCGCTCGCCGGGATCGGGTTCCCCGGGACCACCTATCCCGAGGTCAACCGGATCGGGCAGGTCAAGATCCCCGAGGGGCTGACCGTGCACGACAACGGCGACATCGAGACACCGGGGCTGGGCCGGATCAAGGCGGGCTACACCCGCACCGACAACGGGGTGTTCGCGCTCGGTTCGCTGACGCCGGGGATCTTGTTCATCCAGACCACCGAGGACGATCTCGGCGAGATCGACGACGACGTGCCGCTGACGCTGACCGAGTTCGGCGACAGCATCCGCCGCGTGCTCGGCGGGGACGTCCCGCTGGGCGACCCGGTCCGGCTCTCGCGCTACCAGTTCTCCGCCCGCCAGGCGGAGCGCTACCGCGAGGGGCGGATCCTGCTGGCGGGCGACGCGGCTCACCTGCTGCCGTCGACCGGTACGGCGATCAACGTCGGCATGTCCGACTCGGTCAACCTCGCCTGGAAGCTGGCCGCCGAGATCCAGGGGCGGGCGCCGGAGGGGCTGTTGGACACCTATCACGCGGAACGGCACGCCGCCGGTGCCCGCGCGCTGCTGCAGTCCCAGGCGCAGGTCGCGCTGCGGCGCGGGCACGACGAGGCCGCCGAGGCGCTCCGGACGGTCTTCCAGGAACTGCTGGGCGACGAGCAGCCCGCGCGACGGCTGGCCGCGCATCTCGCCGGGACCGACCTGCGCTATCCGATGCCCGGCTCCGGGCACGCGCTCGCCGGCACCTTCGTCCCGGATCTCGCGCTGGAGACCGATCAGGGCGCGACCAGCGTCGGGGAGTTGCTGCGCCCGGCGCGGCCGGTCCTGCTCGACCTCGCCGGACGGCCGGAGCTCCGCGAGCTCGCCGAAGGACTCGTCGACGTCCACACCGCCAAGGCCGAGGACCGGCCCGCCGACGTCCTCCTGATTCGCCCGGACGGGTACATCGCCTGGGCGGGGACACCGATGACGGCCTGCGAGAAGCGCTCGCCGCCTGGTTCGGCGTCTGACCCCCGCGCGTTTAGTCCTCTACTTGCGGTAGTTGCACGCGCGAGGACCGCAAGTAGAGGACTGATCGCAGAGGGGGGTCAGCGGCCGATGACCTCCGAGCCGTACCGCTTCAGGGTTTCTTCGCGCTGA
- a CDS encoding TIGR03842 family LLM class F420-dependent oxidoreductase yields the protein MDFGIVLQTDPPARDLVRLMKAAEDQGFRYGWTFDSCVLWQEPFVIYSQILAATSSMIVGPMVTSPATRDWSVMASTFATLNDMYGNRTVCGIGRGDSAHRVVGLAPSTLATVRDCMHVVKELAEGREVLLRDKPVQIPWIRNGRLEMWMAGYGPKALKTVGEHADGFILQCADPAIARWTIGAVREAARAAGRDPGGITICLAAPAYVGDDLAHQREQLRWFGGMVGNHVADLVARYGDSGPVPRELTDYIREREGYDYSHHGRAGNPSTDFVPDEIVDRFCLLGPSSAHVERLEELASLGVDQFALYLMHDQREETLKRYGSEVIGR from the coding sequence ATGGATTTCGGGATAGTGCTCCAGACCGACCCACCCGCACGCGACCTGGTCCGGCTGATGAAGGCCGCCGAGGACCAGGGTTTCCGCTACGGCTGGACGTTCGACTCGTGCGTGCTGTGGCAGGAACCGTTCGTCATCTACTCGCAGATCCTCGCGGCGACGTCGTCGATGATCGTGGGCCCGATGGTGACCAGCCCGGCCACGCGGGACTGGTCGGTGATGGCGTCGACCTTCGCCACGCTCAACGACATGTACGGCAACCGGACGGTGTGCGGAATCGGCCGCGGCGACTCGGCGCACCGGGTCGTCGGCCTGGCACCGTCCACTTTGGCCACCGTGCGCGACTGCATGCACGTGGTCAAGGAGCTGGCCGAGGGCCGGGAGGTCCTGTTGCGGGACAAACCGGTCCAGATCCCCTGGATCCGCAACGGCAGGCTCGAAATGTGGATGGCGGGCTACGGGCCGAAGGCGCTGAAGACGGTCGGCGAACACGCCGATGGCTTCATCCTCCAGTGCGCCGATCCCGCGATCGCCCGGTGGACCATCGGCGCCGTCCGCGAGGCGGCCCGTGCGGCGGGACGGGACCCGGGCGGGATCACGATCTGCCTCGCGGCACCGGCGTACGTCGGGGACGATCTGGCGCACCAGCGCGAACAGTTGCGCTGGTTCGGCGGGATGGTCGGCAACCACGTCGCGGATCTCGTGGCGCGGTACGGCGATTCCGGGCCGGTGCCACGCGAACTGACCGACTACATCCGTGAGAGGGAAGGGTACGACTACTCACACCACGGGCGGGCGGGCAATCCCTCGACCGACTTCGTGCCGGACGAGATCGTGGACCGGTTCTGCCTGCTCGGGCCGTCTTCGGCGCATGTGGAGCGGCTGGAGGAACTGGCTTCGCTCGGCGTCGACCAGTTCGCGCTGTACCTCATGCACGATCAGCGCGAAGAAACCCTGAAGCGGTACGGCTCGGAGGTCATCGGCCGCTGA